The following proteins come from a genomic window of Desulfonatronum sp. SC1:
- a CDS encoding DUF3368 domain-containing protein yields MPEVAVVNASPLIFLSKAGMIDLLQQAASNVVVPWPVAEEVQQRGQNDVTAQALRNAEWLSVVPSPSIPVRIQFWDLGPGESSVLASALAIPGGIAVIDDGAGRRCAETLGLPLLGTLGLVMIGKKRRLFPAARPIIALLKQHGMYLSESVIDRAMAMIGE; encoded by the coding sequence ATGCCTGAAGTAGCGGTCGTCAACGCATCCCCTCTGATATTCCTCTCCAAGGCAGGGATGATCGATCTGCTTCAGCAAGCAGCGTCAAATGTTGTTGTTCCTTGGCCAGTGGCGGAGGAGGTTCAGCAAAGAGGACAAAACGACGTCACGGCCCAGGCATTGAGGAATGCAGAATGGCTGTCCGTTGTCCCTTCACCCTCCATCCCGGTCAGGATACAATTTTGGGATCTTGGACCGGGAGAATCTTCCGTCTTGGCCTCTGCCCTCGCAATCCCCGGCGGAATCGCGGTTATTGACGACGGGGCGGGACGCCGATGCGCCGAAACTCTCGGATTGCCCCTCCTGGGAACACTTGGTTTGGTGATGATCGGCAAAAAAAGAAGGCTCTTTCCAGCTGCCAGACCAATTATCGCGTTGCTGAAACAACATGGGATGTATCTGTCCGAGTCAGTTATTGACCGCGCTATGGCCATGATCGGAGAGTAA
- a CDS encoding UPF0175 family protein: MAQLTLELPDEVFSARKQPPRLFVHDLRLAAAIHWYARGEISMEKGALIAGLDRNDFLEALAAQKVDVFSVDMDSLASELQHA, from the coding sequence ATGGCTCAGCTTACCCTAGAACTCCCGGACGAGGTTTTTTCTGCTCGTAAGCAGCCACCCCGTCTCTTTGTGCATGATTTGCGATTGGCCGCGGCGATTCACTGGTATGCGCGTGGCGAAATATCCATGGAAAAGGGGGCATTGATTGCCGGTCTGGATCGGAACGACTTTCTTGAAGCACTTGCCGCCCAGAAGGTTGATGTTTTCTCAGTGGATATGGACAGCTTAGCGAGTGAATTGCAACATGCCTGA